A genomic region of Streptosporangium lutulentum contains the following coding sequences:
- a CDS encoding IS3 family transposase (programmed frameshift): MEASKLDPQIPDPQVRERAAVRRYTAAYKARILAEYDQLDKAGKGALMRREGLYSSLISSWKTARDHGASEALARPVGRPKADPRDKKIDTLEGEVERLRAELDKTRQVIEVQGKALRAAGSVRHRQRGTDGPGRAVTEIIETVQAEAIEELTPLLGRRNACAAAGVPQANWYRKNRTSPAPDRPSIPRTPHPAALSHGERERIRTVLNERFADAAPATAYFTLLDEGTYLASESTMYRILREHGEVGRDRRRQATHPAKTIPELFADAPNRVWAWDITKLRGPHKGIWYHLYTIIDIYSRCVVGWMVASRESAALAKRLIAQTIIKQKVNRDALTLHADRGSSMKSKTVAELLIDLGVAKSHSRPKTSNDNPHIEASFKTLKYCPAFPGRFGSIEDARAFCQDFYTWYNQEHYHSGIGYHHPADAHYGRAAAVRDRRAHVLATAQAAHPERFASGGAPTPPNLPGPTWINKPKQDQTDEQKDTPEKPTQN; this comes from the exons GTGGAAGCAAGCAAGCTGGATCCGCAAATCCCTGACCCGCAGGTGCGTGAGCGGGCTGCGGTCCGCCGATACACCGCGGCCTACAAGGCCCGGATCCTGGCGGAGTACGACCAGCTCGACAAGGCCGGCAAGGGCGCGCTGATGCGCCGGGAAGGCCTGTACTCGTCGTTGATCTCCAGTTGGAAGACAGCCCGAGACCATGGCGCGAGCGAGGCTCTGGCCCGGCCGGTCGGCCGCCCCAAGGCCGATCCACGCGATAAGAAGATCGACACGCTGGAGGGCGAGGTTGAGCGGCTGCGCGCCGAACTCGACAAGACCCGCCAAGTGATCGAGGTGCAGG GGAAAGCTCTTCGCGCTGCTGGATCAGTTCGCCACCGGCAGCGAGGCACCGACGGGCCGGGGCGAGCAGTGACCGAGATCATCGAAACCGTCCAAGCCGAGGCGATTGAGGAACTGACTCCGTTGCTTGGGCGGCGCAACGCGTGCGCGGCGGCCGGAGTGCCACAGGCCAACTGGTATCGCAAGAACCGCACCAGCCCCGCCCCGGACCGGCCGAGCATCCCGCGCACGCCGCACCCGGCCGCGCTCTCGCACGGTGAGCGCGAGCGCATCCGCACCGTGCTGAATGAGCGGTTCGCTGACGCGGCCCCGGCCACGGCGTACTTCACGCTGCTGGACGAGGGCACCTACCTGGCATCCGAATCCACCATGTACCGGATCCTGCGCGAACACGGCGAGGTCGGCCGCGATCGGCGCCGTCAGGCCACCCACCCGGCCAAGACCATCCCCGAGCTATTCGCCGACGCCCCGAACCGGGTGTGGGCCTGGGATATCACCAAGCTACGCGGCCCGCACAAGGGCATCTGGTACCACTTGTACACGATCATCGACATCTACAGCCGTTGCGTGGTCGGCTGGATGGTCGCCTCCCGCGAGTCGGCCGCGCTGGCCAAGCGGCTGATCGCTCAGACCATCATCAAGCAGAAGGTCAACCGTGACGCCCTGACCCTGCATGCCGACCGCGGCAGCTCGATGAAGTCCAAGACCGTCGCCGAGTTGCTCATCGACCTGGGCGTGGCCAAGTCGCATAGTCGCCCCAAGACATCCAACGACAACCCGCACATCGAGGCGAGCTTCAAAACGCTCAAGTACTGTCCGGCCTTCCCAGGCCGGTTCGGCTCGATCGAGGACGCCCGCGCCTTCTGCCAGGACTTTTACACCTGGTACAACCAGGAGCATTACCACTCCGGGATCGGCTACCACCACCCGGCTGACGCGCATTACGGTCGCGCTGCCGCCGTCCGAGACCGCCGCGCCCACGTCCTGGCCACCGCCCAAGCCGCCCACCCCGAACGCTTCGCCAGCGGCGGCGCCCCCACCCCTCCCAACCTGCCCGGCCCGACGTGGATCAACAAACCCAAACAGGACCAGACGGACGAGCAGAAGGACACACCAGAGAAGCCGACACAGAATTAG
- a CDS encoding DUF6000 family protein, with the protein MTDPIDDPEFEVFERYMIGTPESETGRYLDLLHGNFLDLPDWRQADFLQALGRDARQVTDAELECMLAPGEFAGWRERLTAAWLIGLDRRIRFRGVLTDLLLESDLVYAGQGYSFALTRFGQSEDADVLAAYLERYLSQRDCHYDQDWVLGGLLHLDEVLGMDRAADFLVPGGLWSGSSFSHQDPADCHLRITELLRFAERAMGVGA; encoded by the coding sequence ATGACTGATCCGATAGACGATCCGGAGTTCGAGGTCTTTGAGCGCTACATGATCGGCACACCAGAGTCGGAGACCGGCCGCTACCTCGATCTTCTTCACGGCAACTTCCTCGATCTGCCCGATTGGAGGCAAGCCGACTTCCTCCAGGCGTTGGGCCGCGATGCCCGGCAGGTCACTGACGCTGAGCTTGAATGCATGCTTGCGCCGGGAGAGTTCGCCGGCTGGCGAGAGCGGCTCACTGCCGCGTGGCTCATCGGTCTCGACCGGCGGATCCGGTTCCGGGGAGTCCTCACCGACCTGCTCCTAGAGAGCGATCTCGTCTACGCCGGTCAGGGCTACAGTTTCGCTCTCACCCGGTTCGGACAGTCCGAGGACGCTGATGTCCTCGCCGCCTACCTGGAGCGGTACCTGTCGCAGCGCGACTGCCACTACGACCAGGACTGGGTCCTCGGCGGGCTGCTCCACCTCGATGAGGTGCTGGGCATGGACCGCGCTGCGGATTTTCTCGTTCCCGGAGGACTCTGGAGCGGCTCTTCCTTCTCCCACCAGGACCCGGCCGACTGTCACCTCCGGATCACCGAACTCCTGCGTTTCGCCGAGAGGGCGATGGGAGTCGGCGCCTGA
- a CDS encoding transposase has translation MTRRRRQFSPEFKEEATRMVLEGERTVASVAREFDINASTLGSWVNRHRIVSTQDEQRPVSGPERARIRELERENAELRDLDSNDQRNAASGWVDRGSDGSAGNVGCDERRLVAAVARR, from the coding sequence GTGACGAGGCGTCGTAGGCAGTTCTCGCCGGAGTTCAAGGAAGAAGCCACCCGCATGGTGCTGGAGGGCGAGCGGACGGTCGCGTCGGTGGCGCGGGAGTTCGACATCAACGCCAGCACTCTGGGCAGCTGGGTGAACCGGCATCGGATCGTGAGCACCCAAGACGAGCAGCGGCCGGTTTCCGGGCCGGAGCGGGCGCGGATCCGGGAGCTGGAGCGGGAGAACGCGGAGTTGCGTGACTTAGATTCAAACGATCAACGCAACGCTGCTAGTGGATGGGTGGATCGTGGCTCGGATGGGTCGGCCGGGAATGTCGGATGCGATGAAAGAAGACTTGTGGCGGCGGTGGCGCGCCGGTGA
- a CDS encoding IS30 family transposase, which produces MSDAMKEDLWRRWRAGDSISVISRALGKPPGSVFTVLKHHGGIAPAERVRRTDRLSAEDRESISRGIEAGASLRSIAMSIGRPASTVSREVARNGGRVKYRAVAAEQRAQEQARRPKPSALQDNPVLRQLVIELLDNEWSPEQIVGHLRLMHAGNPLMRISHESIYRAIYTTRWKVIPRELCTKLRTRRPIRKNKKNTVKGQWRSQITGARPIEERPDAANARTELGHLEGDLIVGAKNSQVATLVDRKSRYLTMVALPSRHTTTVIPALQQAFSLMDARLLSTLTWDRGMELASHQLLTEATGVDVFFAAPRSPWQRGTNENTNKLIRQYLPKGIDLSLYSQADLDALAARLNNRPRKCLGYRTPAQCVALTL; this is translated from the coding sequence ATGTCGGATGCGATGAAAGAAGACTTGTGGCGGCGGTGGCGCGCCGGTGACTCCATCAGCGTGATCTCCCGGGCACTGGGCAAGCCCCCGGGGTCGGTTTTCACGGTGCTGAAGCACCATGGCGGCATCGCGCCGGCCGAGCGGGTGCGCCGGACCGACCGTTTGAGCGCCGAGGACCGGGAATCGATCTCTCGCGGCATCGAGGCTGGAGCCTCACTACGTTCGATCGCCATGTCGATCGGCCGCCCGGCATCCACGGTGAGCCGTGAGGTCGCCCGCAACGGCGGCCGAGTGAAGTACCGTGCGGTCGCCGCCGAGCAACGCGCTCAAGAGCAGGCACGTCGCCCAAAACCGTCCGCCCTGCAGGACAACCCGGTGCTGCGCCAGCTGGTGATCGAACTGCTCGACAACGAGTGGTCCCCGGAGCAGATCGTGGGACATCTGCGGCTGATGCACGCCGGCAACCCGCTCATGCGGATCAGCCACGAAAGCATCTACCGCGCGATCTACACGACTCGCTGGAAAGTGATCCCGCGTGAGCTGTGCACCAAGCTGCGCACGCGCCGTCCCATCCGCAAAAACAAGAAGAACACGGTCAAGGGCCAGTGGCGTTCCCAGATCACCGGGGCACGGCCGATCGAGGAACGGCCTGACGCAGCCAACGCCCGAACCGAGCTCGGCCACCTCGAAGGCGATCTCATCGTCGGAGCCAAGAACAGCCAGGTCGCGACGCTGGTCGACCGCAAGTCCCGCTACCTGACCATGGTCGCGCTACCCAGCCGTCACACCACGACGGTCATCCCTGCCCTGCAGCAGGCGTTCTCACTGATGGATGCTCGCCTGCTCAGCACTCTGACCTGGGACCGCGGTATGGAACTCGCCAGCCACCAGCTACTGACCGAAGCGACCGGCGTCGACGTCTTCTTCGCGGCACCGCGCAGCCCATGGCAGCGGGGCACAAACGAGAACACGAACAAACTGATCCGGCAATATCTACCAAAAGGCATCGATCTGAGCCTGTACAGCCAAGCTGACCTCGACGCCCTGGCCGCCCGACTGAACAACCGCCCCCGCAAGTGCCTCGGCTACCGAACCCCGGCCCAATGTGTTGCCTTGACTCTTTGA
- a CDS encoding IS3 family transposase: MTLAKYELIDAEKACHSIVKMCAWLGVSRSGYYEWRERPASATAQRRTLLAALVAEIFTDSHETYGYRRVHAALLRRGEHCSAELVRALMRTLGLIPAQVRAFRPTTTVQGDFRGIPDLVGRDFTATRPGIKLVGDITYIRTWEGFLYLATVIDCHSKAVLGWAMADHYRTDLIKGAIRMAVGTGLLQLGAVFHADRGSNYTSDEFGRFLAGLGIRRSVGRTGVCYDNAMAESFFSAIKNEWLHRFVFTTRAKARRQVIRYIEGFYNHRRLHSALGYRPPLEVLNESLSTQTAT, encoded by the coding sequence ATGACGCTCGCCAAGTACGAGCTGATCGACGCGGAGAAGGCCTGCCACTCCATCGTCAAGATGTGCGCCTGGCTGGGGGTGTCTCGCTCGGGCTACTACGAATGGCGTGAGCGGCCGGCCTCGGCCACCGCGCAACGCCGGACACTGCTGGCAGCCCTGGTCGCCGAGATCTTCACCGACTCGCACGAGACCTACGGCTACCGGCGCGTCCACGCGGCCCTGCTGCGCCGCGGCGAGCACTGCTCAGCCGAACTGGTACGCGCCTTGATGCGCACACTGGGCCTGATCCCGGCCCAGGTACGGGCGTTTCGGCCCACCACCACCGTGCAAGGCGACTTTCGCGGTATCCCCGACCTGGTCGGCCGCGACTTCACCGCCACCCGGCCGGGAATCAAACTGGTCGGCGACATCACCTATATCCGCACCTGGGAGGGCTTCCTGTACCTGGCCACCGTGATCGACTGCCACAGCAAAGCGGTCCTTGGCTGGGCAATGGCCGACCACTACCGCACCGACCTGATCAAGGGTGCGATCCGGATGGCCGTCGGCACTGGCCTGCTCCAGCTCGGCGCCGTGTTCCATGCCGACCGCGGCTCGAACTACACCAGCGACGAGTTCGGTCGTTTCCTGGCCGGCCTGGGCATCCGCCGCTCGGTCGGCCGCACCGGGGTCTGCTACGACAACGCGATGGCCGAGTCGTTCTTCAGCGCGATCAAGAACGAATGGCTGCACCGGTTCGTCTTCACCACCCGAGCCAAGGCAAGACGGCAGGTCATCCGCTACATCGAAGGGTTCTACAACCACCGGCGCCTGCACTCCGCGCTCGGCTACCGGCCACCTCTAGAAGTACTCAACGAGTCCCTTTCAACCCAAACAGCCACATAG
- a CDS encoding YcxB family protein — MMVNTSDEGGMVDFAVRYEPTPDEVARALKQGFRRQLKATYRVLPPVLIVSGLVCILVGNVSLGVGMLVGAVVFPLIATWSIGRTAKRQLTYLCVPTTLRMTSDGYECRTDQSTTTMQWSLFGRVETTPEFWLFFVNKQCAGFLPRRAFDSEQQAELDGFFAARQNAGVT, encoded by the coding sequence ATGATGGTGAACACCTCAGACGAAGGCGGCATGGTGGACTTTGCGGTCAGATACGAACCCACTCCCGATGAAGTAGCGCGAGCACTCAAACAGGGCTTCAGGCGACAACTCAAAGCCACCTATCGGGTACTACCGCCGGTTCTGATCGTCTCGGGCCTCGTCTGCATCCTGGTTGGTAACGTCAGCCTGGGAGTCGGCATGCTCGTCGGCGCGGTCGTGTTCCCGCTCATAGCGACCTGGTCGATCGGCCGGACTGCCAAGCGACAGCTCACATACCTCTGCGTGCCTACCACACTCCGAATGACCAGCGACGGGTACGAGTGTCGAACCGACCAATCCACCACCACGATGCAGTGGTCCCTGTTCGGACGAGTCGAGACCACCCCCGAGTTCTGGTTGTTCTTTGTGAACAAGCAGTGCGCGGGTTTTCTCCCCAGGCGCGCCTTCGACAGCGAGCAACAGGCCGAACTCGACGGCTTCTTCGCCGCGCGGCAGAACGCAGGAGTTACCTGA
- the istB gene encoding IS21-like element helper ATPase IstB: MTATGTNTTTTTSGRNVAAELAYLTRVLKAPSLAASIDRLAERARAESWTHEEFLAACLQREVAARESHGGEARIRFARFPARKALEDFDYDHQRSLKREVIAHLGALDFVTAKDNVVFLGPPGTGKTHLSIGLGIRACQAGHRVAFATAAQWVARLADAHAAGMLQGELIKLSRIPVLIVDEVGYIPFEPEAANLFFQLVSSRYERASLIVTSNKPFGRWGEVFGDDVVAAAMIDRLVHHAEVISLKGDSYRLKNRDLGRVPAANPSNDQ, from the coding sequence ATGACCGCGACCGGCACGAACACCACCACCACGACCAGCGGCCGCAACGTCGCGGCCGAGCTGGCCTATCTGACCCGGGTGCTCAAGGCCCCATCCCTGGCGGCCTCCATCGATCGGCTGGCCGAGCGGGCCAGGGCCGAGTCCTGGACGCATGAGGAGTTCTTGGCCGCCTGCCTGCAACGCGAGGTCGCCGCCCGGGAATCACACGGCGGCGAGGCCCGGATCCGCTTCGCCCGCTTTCCGGCCCGCAAGGCGTTGGAGGACTTCGACTACGACCACCAGCGCTCTCTCAAGCGTGAGGTCATCGCGCATCTGGGCGCGCTGGACTTCGTCACCGCCAAGGACAACGTGGTCTTCCTCGGCCCGCCCGGCACCGGCAAGACCCATCTGTCCATCGGGTTGGGGATCCGGGCGTGTCAGGCCGGTCACCGGGTCGCTTTCGCCACCGCCGCCCAGTGGGTGGCCCGGCTGGCCGATGCCCATGCCGCCGGCATGCTGCAGGGCGAGCTCATCAAGTTGTCTCGGATCCCGGTGCTGATCGTGGACGAGGTCGGCTACATCCCCTTCGAACCGGAGGCGGCCAATCTGTTCTTCCAGTTGGTCTCCAGTCGCTATGAGCGGGCCAGTTTGATCGTCACCAGCAACAAACCTTTCGGACGCTGGGGCGAGGTGTTCGGCGACGATGTTGTGGCCGCCGCCATGATCGACCGGCTGGTCCACCACGCCGAAGTCATCAGTTTGAAGGGAGACAGCTACCGCCTCAAAAACCGTGACCTTGGCCGCGTGCCCGCGGCCAATCCCAGCAACGACCAGTAA
- the istA gene encoding IS21 family transposase translates to MIKVEDWAEIRRLHRAETMPIKAIARHMGISKNTVKRALAADAPPAYERVGKGSIVDAAEPRIRALLAEFPTMPATVIAERIGWERSLTVLKDRIRVLRPQFQPVDPASRTTYHAGELAQCDLWFPPVKVPVGAGHLASPPVLVIVSGYSRWMMARMLPSRTAGDLFSGHWALLSELGAVPKTLVWDNESAIGQWRGGKPQLTADAHAFRGALGVRIAQCRPGDPEAKGLVERANGYLETSFLPGRDFASPQDFNAQLAAWLPRANSRHHRRIQCRPLDRLHADLAAMVALPPIAPAVGWRTSTRLARDHYVRIASCDYSVHPSVIGRLVEVVASLEEVTVTCGGQLVARHRRCWAPHQTITDALHAQVAAAMRRTGLRTTPAPATAGAPAEVEVEQRRLSDYDALLGIEGVA, encoded by the coding sequence GTGATCAAGGTGGAGGACTGGGCGGAGATCCGCCGGTTGCATCGAGCCGAGACGATGCCGATCAAGGCGATCGCTCGGCATATGGGCATCTCGAAGAACACCGTGAAACGGGCGCTGGCGGCCGATGCACCGCCAGCATATGAGCGGGTGGGCAAGGGATCGATCGTGGACGCGGCCGAACCGCGGATCCGGGCGCTGCTGGCGGAGTTTCCGACCATGCCCGCGACGGTGATCGCCGAGCGGATCGGCTGGGAGCGCTCGCTCACGGTCCTCAAAGACCGGATCCGTGTGCTGCGGCCGCAGTTCCAGCCGGTCGATCCGGCGTCGCGGACCACCTATCACGCGGGCGAGCTGGCCCAATGTGATCTGTGGTTTCCGCCGGTGAAGGTGCCGGTGGGGGCTGGGCATCTGGCCAGCCCGCCGGTGCTGGTCATCGTCAGCGGATACTCGCGGTGGATGATGGCCCGGATGCTGCCTTCGCGCACCGCGGGGGATCTGTTTTCCGGGCACTGGGCTTTGTTGTCGGAGCTGGGCGCGGTGCCCAAGACGCTGGTGTGGGACAACGAGTCCGCGATCGGCCAGTGGCGGGGCGGCAAACCGCAGCTCACCGCGGACGCCCATGCTTTTCGCGGAGCGCTGGGGGTGCGCATCGCGCAGTGCCGTCCGGGAGATCCCGAGGCCAAGGGGCTGGTCGAGCGGGCCAACGGCTATCTGGAGACCTCGTTTCTGCCCGGCCGCGATTTTGCTTCGCCGCAGGACTTCAACGCCCAGCTGGCCGCCTGGCTGCCCCGGGCCAACAGCCGCCATCACCGGCGTATCCAGTGCCGTCCGCTGGATCGGCTGCACGCCGATCTGGCGGCGATGGTGGCGTTGCCGCCGATCGCGCCGGCCGTGGGCTGGCGCACCTCAACTCGGCTGGCGCGTGATCACTATGTGCGGATCGCCTCGTGTGACTACTCGGTCCATCCCTCGGTGATCGGCCGTCTGGTGGAGGTGGTCGCCTCCTTGGAGGAGGTCACGGTGACCTGCGGCGGGCAGTTGGTGGCCCGCCACCGGCGGTGCTGGGCGCCGCACCAGACCATCACCGATGCGCTGCATGCGCAGGTGGCCGCCGCGATGCGCCGCACCGGCCTGCGCACGACCCCTGCCCCGGCCACAGCCGGGGCCCCCGCTGAGGTTGAGGTCGAGCAGCGTCGGTTGAGTGACTACGACGCGTTGCTCGGCATCGAGGGAGTGGCGTGA
- a CDS encoding IS982 family transposase translates to MTQDLNTLLTALYVKIDDKIGGSRSMGRPPLLSDSELVCLAVAQALLGHHSEARWLRFARTHLSGMFPYLPQQSGYNKRLRAALPLVKQMIRELATDSDFWFDNHWIVDSTPVPCGMSRPTVQRSNLAGWAGYGYCASHSRFFWGLRLYLVCTPTGMPILWALANPKIGEREVLAAMLEVDAGLIAEREGILLICDKGFASKPFEKELAAHGIDLLRPSRKREKQRHGEPMLKKVRQLIESVNDTLKGQLDLEQHGGRTFEGVAVRVAQRILAMAAAIWHNNKTGAPVTRSLIAYDH, encoded by the coding sequence GTGACGCAAGACCTGAACACCCTCTTGACCGCACTATATGTGAAGATCGACGACAAGATCGGAGGAAGCCGATCGATGGGCAGGCCGCCACTGCTCAGCGACTCCGAGCTCGTCTGCCTAGCGGTGGCCCAGGCGCTGCTCGGTCACCACTCCGAGGCCCGCTGGCTGCGCTTCGCCCGCACGCACCTGTCCGGCATGTTCCCGTACCTGCCGCAGCAGTCGGGCTACAACAAACGCCTGCGCGCGGCATTGCCCCTGGTCAAGCAGATGATCCGGGAGCTGGCCACCGACAGCGACTTTTGGTTCGACAACCACTGGATCGTTGACTCCACACCGGTGCCGTGCGGGATGTCGCGCCCAACCGTGCAGCGCTCGAACCTGGCCGGCTGGGCCGGCTACGGCTACTGCGCCTCACACTCCCGGTTCTTCTGGGGCCTGCGGCTGTATCTGGTGTGCACCCCGACCGGCATGCCGATCTTATGGGCGCTGGCCAACCCGAAGATCGGCGAGCGGGAGGTGCTGGCCGCGATGCTCGAGGTCGATGCCGGCCTGATCGCCGAACGCGAGGGCATTCTGCTCATCTGCGACAAGGGTTTCGCCTCCAAGCCTTTTGAGAAGGAACTCGCCGCCCACGGCATCGACCTGCTGCGTCCCTCCCGCAAGCGGGAGAAACAGCGGCACGGCGAGCCAATGCTCAAGAAGGTCCGCCAGCTCATCGAGTCGGTCAACGACACTCTCAAAGGCCAACTCGACCTGGAACAACACGGCGGACGGACCTTCGAGGGCGTCGCCGTCCGCGTCGCCCAGCGCATCCTGGCGATGGCCGCGGCAATCTGGCACAACAACAAGACCGGAGCCCCGGTCACCCGCTCGCTGATCGCCTACGACCACTGA
- a CDS encoding DUF6461 domain-containing protein produces MTRLIRPDGTPGIREWARANGYGVSANGMISGDGHEAYFAANPEVYEAVRASAQDAGVSPDVYDWSDDGQLGPVYAIVFVRGLDEREVLHRLGAEEQDIRLVSDEEVAEHQAVGSLGEIIRVARIGDWTVAECKGRQGSRREFIESLSRDGGEVITVQRDGVADGSFIHAVDGQVVTSFVPSRPFERQGSDPDGLNGHLRVLGIDPTADDIVDNAVPAALALASRISGVVIIDTVDNYIPPPLAGRFSGAVILDPASPRLGAAISIR; encoded by the coding sequence ATGACTCGCCTTATCCGCCCCGACGGCACTCCCGGTATCCGGGAGTGGGCCAGGGCCAACGGTTACGGAGTCAGTGCGAACGGCATGATCTCGGGCGACGGCCACGAGGCCTACTTTGCCGCGAATCCCGAGGTGTACGAGGCGGTCCGCGCATCCGCGCAAGACGCCGGGGTCAGCCCAGACGTTTACGACTGGTCTGATGACGGGCAGCTCGGTCCCGTCTACGCGATCGTCTTCGTTCGCGGGCTGGATGAGCGCGAGGTCCTCCACCGTCTTGGTGCCGAAGAGCAGGACATCCGGCTCGTCTCCGATGAAGAGGTCGCCGAGCACCAGGCAGTGGGGAGCCTTGGGGAGATCATCAGGGTCGCTCGCATTGGGGACTGGACGGTTGCCGAGTGCAAAGGCCGGCAGGGAAGCCGACGGGAGTTCATCGAATCCCTCTCGCGCGACGGGGGCGAGGTCATCACCGTGCAACGCGACGGCGTCGCAGATGGCAGCTTCATCCACGCCGTGGATGGGCAGGTGGTAACCAGCTTCGTGCCATCTCGTCCCTTTGAACGCCAGGGAAGCGATCCCGATGGGTTGAACGGTCACTTACGCGTATTGGGCATCGATCCCACTGCGGACGACATAGTTGACAATGCCGTCCCTGCAGCCCTCGCTCTCGCTAGTAGAATCAGCGGCGTAGTGATCATCGATACAGTTGACAATTACATCCCTCCGCCCCTCGCTGGCAGATTCAGTGGTGCGGTGATCCTCGATCCGGCATCTCCCAGATTGGGCGCAGCGATCTCCATTCGGTGA
- a CDS encoding IS3 family transposase (programmed frameshift): MAMKAYSVEFKTDAVALYLSDPSRTYASVAKDLGVNRETLRLWVHQARSAGTAPKTGSVKRPPTGLVTSGNVLEEENKQLRARIRELELEREILRRAAKYFAGGDELVSRFQFVADHRDAFGVKRLCRVLEVSRSGFYRWVAATPARAVRTAADAALAAEIRQIHADFDGTYGSPRVTAELRDAGRRVNHKRVARIMRVFGIVGLHLRKRVRTTVPEPSHQKMPDLIKRDFTAAAPNQRYVGDITYLPVGEGQFLYLATVLDLHSRRLAGWSIADHMRTELVTDALRAAAATRGGDLAGAVFHSDHGAQYTSADFAAVCKEFGVRQSMGAVGTSADNAAAEAFNATLKRETLQGAKRWSSARQARLEVFKWITRYNTRRRHSSLNYLSPITYEQRSDRVLLAA, encoded by the exons GTTGTATCTGTCGGACCCGTCGCGGACGTACGCGTCGGTGGCCAAGGACCTGGGCGTCAACCGTGAGACGTTGCGCCTGTGGGTGCACCAGGCGCGGTCTGCCGGCACTGCTCCGAAGACGGGCTCGGTGAAGAGGCCGCCGACGGGATTGGTAACCTCCGGCAACGTGCTGGAAGAGGAGAACAAGCAGTTGCGGGCCCGGATCCGGGAACTGGAGCTGGAGCGCGAGATTTTGCGGCGGGCGGCCAAGTATTTCGCCGGGG GAGACGAACTGGTGAGTCGCTTCCAGTTCGTTGCCGATCACCGTGACGCCTTCGGGGTGAAGCGACTGTGCCGAGTGCTGGAGGTCTCCCGGTCGGGGTTCTATCGGTGGGTGGCCGCCACACCGGCGAGGGCGGTGCGGACGGCGGCCGACGCTGCGCTCGCGGCGGAGATCAGGCAGATCCACGCCGACTTCGATGGCACCTACGGCAGCCCGCGGGTGACTGCCGAGCTGCGCGATGCGGGCCGGCGGGTCAATCACAAGCGGGTGGCGCGGATCATGCGGGTCTTCGGCATCGTCGGGCTGCATCTGCGTAAGAGGGTCCGCACCACGGTGCCCGAGCCCTCCCATCAGAAGATGCCCGACCTGATCAAGCGGGACTTCACCGCGGCCGCGCCGAACCAGCGGTACGTGGGCGACATCACCTATCTGCCCGTCGGTGAGGGACAGTTCTTGTATCTCGCGACGGTGCTGGACCTGCATTCACGTCGCCTGGCTGGTTGGTCGATCGCCGATCACATGCGCACCGAGCTGGTGACCGACGCGCTGCGGGCAGCCGCCGCCACGCGGGGTGGTGACCTGGCCGGGGCGGTCTTTCACTCCGATCACGGGGCGCAATACACCTCCGCCGACTTCGCCGCCGTGTGCAAGGAGTTCGGTGTTCGCCAGTCGATGGGCGCCGTCGGGACAAGCGCGGACAACGCTGCCGCCGAGGCGTTCAACGCCACTCTCAAACGCGAGACGCTGCAGGGCGCCAAACGCTGGTCCTCGGCCCGCCAGGCTCGCCTGGAGGTCTTCAAGTGGATCACTCGCTACAACACCCGAAGGAGGCACTCCAGCCTGAACTACCTCAGCCCGATCACCTACGAGCAGCGGTCCGATAGGGTCCTGCTCGCCGCATGA